The Fusobacterium varium genome contains a region encoding:
- the trbJ gene encoding conjugal transfer protein TrbJ: MKRKICLIGLFIVLSISSFALFGGGSKGPMGKILAIIERMETNQIAMKLDQLKQLEADLRNMANLGTELTTGQLQQLQNGLKFVMDTQYAIQSQINDYKNFQNQFKNVYNDFVDFKNLSPEDYISHANRLLNNTKGIMEDGMRMVGLANPEKIGNDAQRVRQIMTAANSAEGQQQVLQATAAMAGHQIEVLSELKVLMAHSLKVQSAAIMEEVQKEALETERVKALANPNNKIKQFNKTIGHEIGTW, encoded by the coding sequence ATGAAAAGAAAAATTTGTTTAATTGGATTATTTATAGTTCTATCTATTAGTTCATTTGCATTGTTTGGTGGGGGAAGTAAAGGACCAATGGGTAAGATATTAGCAATAATAGAAAGAATGGAAACAAATCAAATAGCCATGAAACTAGACCAGCTAAAACAACTGGAAGCTGATTTAAGAAACATGGCTAACCTAGGAACTGAATTAACGACAGGGCAACTTCAACAGCTTCAAAATGGTTTAAAATTTGTTATGGATACTCAATATGCAATTCAAAGCCAGATAAATGATTATAAGAACTTTCAGAACCAATTCAAGAATGTCTATAACGACTTTGTGGACTTTAAAAATCTATCTCCAGAAGATTATATATCTCATGCTAATAGATTATTAAATAACACTAAGGGAATAATGGAAGATGGAATGAGAATGGTAGGACTTGCAAATCCTGAAAAGATAGGAAATGATGCACAAAGAGTAAGACAGATCATGACTGCTGCAAATAGTGCAGAAGGACAACAACAAGTCCTACAAGCTACAGCAGCAATGGCAGGACATCAAATAGAGGTATTATCAGAACTAAAGGTTTTAATGGCTCATTCATTGAAAGTACAAAGTGCAGCAATAATGGAAGAAGTACAAAAAGAAGCACTGGAAACAGAAAGAGTAAAAGCCTTAGCAAATCCAAATAATAAAATAAAACAGTTTAATAAAACAATAGGTCATGAAATAGGAACGTGGTAA
- the trbL gene encoding conjugal transfer protein TrbL → MNPINSFILTDITKNFIKYLIVIPENLKMSSVAMLTLLLTLDLMLMGKKLVLDENFNPIKYLINKTWQFSYLIFVVLNYSWLIGSLREGFKKLASLATGITINSAYINDPSGIIDLGTEFAWGVVEKGVGLNPISWSYLLIALLILIAFCMIGFGLVMTWIEYYFLIGISIIFVPFGILDTTEGYYKNIFKTIIGCNIKLFVLEFWLLLCEPIIKNLQVSNKMIDFYNIVPVSITLLVLGLILLSLPRLASSILTGSPAMGAGQAMSSAVSGLRTATGMLVAGMAGAGKTAQLGGEGAKETALGTMKGAQRGGEMGAKLGSVLGPVGTALGGAIGTAAGATVGGAYSGAKFATKKTAGAVKTAFTGKSNNSGSGKQEAVKNNIAAAKSPAKETPTESNSGVTATTGEARNSGSSAKEAEQGDTSTVSSVDTGAGRAETPNISKSDQGTETSKSSDTISTGETRNSVSSASNDGKKSSESQNVTSSSNTSVEAKTTTGEVRPDITEKKQDIGEIKEPKYNFYDTRGTTKINGVEINEKKKK, encoded by the coding sequence ATGAACCCAATAAATAGCTTTATTTTAACAGATATAACTAAAAATTTCATAAAATATTTAATAGTTATTCCTGAAAATTTAAAAATGAGTTCTGTAGCAATGTTAACCTTACTTTTAACATTAGATTTAATGTTAATGGGGAAAAAGTTGGTATTGGATGAAAACTTCAATCCAATAAAATACTTGATTAATAAGACATGGCAGTTTTCATATTTAATATTTGTTGTTTTAAATTATTCTTGGTTAATAGGAAGCTTAAGAGAAGGGTTTAAAAAGTTAGCTTCATTAGCTACAGGAATAACAATTAATTCAGCGTATATAAATGACCCTAGTGGAATAATAGATTTAGGAACAGAATTTGCATGGGGAGTTGTAGAAAAAGGAGTAGGACTTAATCCTATATCTTGGTCTTATCTACTAATAGCTTTACTCATTTTAATAGCTTTTTGTATGATAGGATTTGGTTTGGTTATGACTTGGATAGAATACTATTTTTTAATTGGGATATCTATAATATTTGTTCCATTTGGTATTTTAGATACCACAGAGGGATATTATAAAAATATATTTAAAACAATAATTGGATGTAACATAAAGTTATTTGTTTTAGAGTTTTGGCTGTTACTTTGTGAACCAATTATAAAGAACTTACAAGTATCAAATAAAATGATAGACTTTTACAATATAGTACCTGTTTCAATAACCTTATTAGTTTTAGGACTGATCTTACTTTCATTACCTAGATTAGCTTCTTCCATTCTAACAGGAAGTCCAGCAATGGGAGCAGGACAAGCAATGAGTAGTGCAGTATCAGGACTTAGAACCGCTACAGGAATGTTGGTAGCTGGAATGGCGGGGGCAGGGAAAACAGCTCAATTAGGTGGCGAAGGAGCAAAAGAAACAGCATTAGGAACTATGAAAGGAGCTCAAAGGGGTGGAGAGATGGGAGCTAAGCTAGGAAGTGTGCTTGGTCCAGTAGGTACAGCTCTTGGTGGAGCAATAGGAACAGCAGCAGGGGCAACGGTAGGAGGTGCTTACAGTGGAGCTAAATTTGCAACTAAAAAGACAGCAGGAGCGGTAAAAACAGCTTTTACAGGAAAAAGTAATAACAGTGGATCAGGAAAACAAGAAGCAGTTAAAAATAATATAGCTGCTGCTAAAAGTCCAGCGAAAGAAACACCAACAGAAAGTAATAGTGGAGTGACAGCAACTACAGGAGAAGCAAGAAACAGTGGTTCTAGTGCAAAAGAAGCAGAACAAGGAGATACTTCTACTGTTTCATCTGTAGATACAGGAGCAGGAAGAGCAGAAACACCAAATATTTCAAAAAGTGATCAAGGAACAGAAACAAGTAAAAGCAGTGACACAATATCTACAGGGGAAACAAGAAATAGTGTTTCAAGTGCTTCAAATGATGGGAAAAAATCATCAGAAAGTCAAAATGTGACATCAAGCTCTAATACAAGTGTAGAAGCAAAAACAACTACAGGAGAAGTAAGACCAGACATAACAGAAAAGAAGCAAGATATAGGGGAAATTAAAGAACCAAAATATAATTTTTATGACACAAGAGGAACAACTAAAATAAATGGGGTAGAGATAAATGAGAAAAAGAAAAAATAG
- the traF gene encoding conjugal transfer protein TraF, translating to MRKRKNRDYKGIFILIIFLIFMGILKKEGKNYTINKTRSLPRGIYKLYPPVDLHKGDIIVFEIPKSAELMFKRGYVSNIDSLMKKLAALPGEEIKIENHELIIDTKNWGKIYDRDNLNRQLPKLEKEQIRPSENEVLALSEVDKSFDGRYFGPIEIKSIKHKAKPVFILSEK from the coding sequence ATGAGAAAAAGAAAAAATAGAGATTACAAAGGAATTTTTATTTTAATAATATTTTTAATATTTATGGGAATACTAAAAAAAGAAGGTAAAAATTATACAATCAATAAAACTAGAAGTCTACCAAGAGGGATATACAAGCTATATCCCCCTGTAGATTTACATAAGGGAGATATAATAGTATTTGAAATCCCTAAAAGTGCTGAACTCATGTTTAAAAGAGGGTATGTTAGTAATATAGATTCTCTTATGAAAAAATTGGCAGCACTTCCAGGAGAGGAAATAAAAATAGAAAATCATGAGCTTATAATTGACACTAAAAACTGGGGGAAGATATATGATAGGGATAATCTTAACAGACAGTTGCCAAAGCTAGAAAAAGAGCAAATAAGACCATCAGAAAATGAAGTATTAGCATTATCAGAGGTGGATAAAAGTTTTGATGGGAGATATTTTGGACCAATAGAAATAAAAAGTATAAAACATAAAGCAAAGCCAGTATTTATACTTTCAGAAAAATAA